CTATCTGCAACTTGCCGCGATGCTGCGTTAACACAGCTTTACAGCAGGTTAGTAAAATCAGCCCGAGGCCTCTGCCGCTACGACCGATTTCAGCCATCTCACAAAGATCTTCAACGCCTCCGAACGCGCGACTGGGCGGGTCACAAGGTAGTATCCCAACGTCGAGAGAGGGGCCTCGTGGAGGCAAACGAGATTACCGCTTTTCAAATCCCGCTCCACCAAGGCGCGGCCTTGGATTGATAGCCCCGCGCCTGCCCGCGCAGCGGAAAGGACCAAAGCATTCGTCGGTAACTTGGTGATCGGAGTGCAAGACAAATCCAACCCAACCTCCTGCGCCCAGACCCGTTGCTCCAGCCGTTGCGTCTCGAACACCCAGGGCAGCGCGCACAGGTCTTTCATCGAAGACCCTTCCCCCTTCGCCGCCAACTCAGGCGCGCCAACGACAACGTAATTCGCGTTCACCAAAAGCTCGGTGTCGAGGCCAGCCCATTCCCCGTGGCCATACCGGATCGCGAGGTCGAGCCCATCGCGCCGCATGTCGACCACGGCGTAAGAAGGCTGCAAGACCAGCTCAATTTCAGGATGCTCGGTCCAGAACGCTCCGATGCGCGGCATTAGCCAGTTCTCTGCGAAAGTCGGGGTCATGCCGACAGTCAAAGGCCGGTTCTGCCGCAAAGCTCTGATATCTCGGACTCCCGATGCTATCGTGGAAAAGCCTTCGCCAAGCGACAAGGCCAACGCGCGCCCCGCATCCGTCAGCCCCATGCCGGCACCCTGACGGAAGACCAGTTCTGCCCCGAAATCCGCCTCCAGACCGCGCACATGCTGCGCGATGGCGGCGTGGGTCACGTTTAACTCCCGAGCGGCGGCTGAAAAGCTGTTATGCCGTGCAGTGGCCTCAAACGCCCGAAGCGCGGAGAGCGATGGAATGTCGTGCCAATCCATCAGAGCATTGAAAGTTGAGCTAACATGTTCAAAATTATACTGACGTGCAAATGAAAGGCAATAAGCGGATGATGACTCATCACTTCATAGAAGGACTGACACCATGTTTAGCTTGCTTTCATCGACCATCATTCGCGCAATCGAACGGCGGGCGGACTTTCCAGACCATCTGAAAGAGAACGCCGACCGTTAT
Above is a window of Litoreibacter janthinus DNA encoding:
- a CDS encoding LysR family transcriptional regulator produces the protein MDWHDIPSLSALRAFEATARHNSFSAAARELNVTHAAIAQHVRGLEADFGAELVFRQGAGMGLTDAGRALALSLGEGFSTIASGVRDIRALRQNRPLTVGMTPTFAENWLMPRIGAFWTEHPEIELVLQPSYAVVDMRRDGLDLAIRYGHGEWAGLDTELLVNANYVVVGAPELAAKGEGSSMKDLCALPWVFETQRLEQRVWAQEVGLDLSCTPITKLPTNALVLSAARAGAGLSIQGRALVERDLKSGNLVCLHEAPLSTLGYYLVTRPVARSEALKIFVRWLKSVVAAEASG